The genomic interval TGGTTCCTCTTTATTATAGGATTTTGAGAATATCTCCAAACGACTTCACTACTACCTTTTGGTCTATCTTCCCAAGGAATATTCGGTAGACTTTCAGCAATTATTCTCAATCGTTCTTCCCCCTTTTATAAATTAAATTATATTTTCAAACCTTTACACATGCGACTTTGTGATTTTCTTCAACCTCAACGAGTTCGACATTCTTGCATTTTTCATCACCGAATGGACATCTATCGTAAAATTTACAATATCCTTTGGGTGTTTCTCTACCATGAAGCGATATAGTAGTCTTCTCCCATTTTTGTTGAACTGTTGGAACAGAAGACAAAAGCATTTTTGTGTAAGGATGTTGAGCATTCTTGAAAACTTTAACAGTATCTCCATACTCCATTATCGAACCTTTATATAGAATTACCGTTTTATCGCTTGTATAATAACCAAGCGACAAATCGTGAGTAATAAAAAGTACAGACAAGCCTTTCTCTTTTAATTTGATGAGTGCATTCAGCACATCAATTCTTGTGGATGCGTCAAGCATACTTATTATTTCGTCCGCTACCAGAAATTTGGTTTTTATCAATAACGCCCTTGCTATAAGTAATCTCTGCAACTGTCCCCCGCTGAGTTGGTGAGGAAATTTACCAAGTATCTCGGATGGGTTAAGTCCTATATCTTCAATCGCCCTTGCAACCTCCCGTCGCCAGTCTTGCTGATTTTTGTCAGGATAGAACTCTTCACGCACCATCTCAAAAACTCTATCTATCTTGAAAATAGGATTGTAAGAACTGAATGGATCCTGAAATACTCCTTGGACATGTCGATAGTATTCTTTAATATCCTTTATAGTAGTTATATCCAACTCGTTAAAAAATATCTTTCCACTGGAAGGTTTTGTAAGTCTAAGTATCATCTTACCAATCGTTGTCTTGCCACTTCCACTCTCTCCAATAAGCGAAACTATCTGATTATCACCAATTTCAAAAGTTACATTGTCTACAGCATAAAATTT from Fervidobacterium sp. carries:
- a CDS encoding ABC transporter ATP-binding protein produces the protein MLEVKNLTKAYSVGPFGREKFYAVDNVTFEIGDNQIVSLIGESGSGKTTIGKMILRLTKPSSGKIFFNELDITTIKDIKEYYRHVQGVFQDPFSSYNPIFKIDRVFEMVREEFYPDKNQQDWRREVARAIEDIGLNPSEILGKFPHQLSGGQLQRLLIARALLIKTKFLVADEIISMLDASTRIDVLNALIKLKEKGLSVLFITHDLSLGYYTSDKTVILYKGSIMEYGDTVKVFKNAQHPYTKMLLSSVPTVQQKWEKTTISLHGRETPKGYCKFYDRCPFGDEKCKNVELVEVEENHKVACVKV